One Triticum dicoccoides isolate Atlit2015 ecotype Zavitan chromosome 4B, WEW_v2.0, whole genome shotgun sequence genomic window carries:
- the LOC119295655 gene encoding fatty acid desaturase DES3-like, with protein MGAVARRAPEQEQSCKATEDFDAAKPPPFRIGDVRAAVPAHCWHKSPLRSLSYVARDVAVVAALAVAAWWLNSWAVWPLYWAAQGTMFWALFVLGHDCGHGSFSDSGTLNSVVGHLLHTFILVPYNGWRISHRTHHQNHGHIDKDESWHPITENVYKEMEPSTKKLRFSLPYPLLAFPVYLWYRSPGKNGSHFNPSSDLFSPRERLDVIVSTTCWFTMIALLIAMACAFGPVPVLKLYGVPYAVFVMWLDLVTYLHHHGHQDLPWYRGEEWSYLRGGLTTVDRDYGWINNIHHDIGTHVIHHLFPQIPHYHLVEATKAARPVLGRYYREPEKSGPLPLHLFHVLLRSLRVDHFVSDVGDVVFYQTDPSLNGDNWAKDGKHK; from the exons ATGGGCGCCGTGGCGAGGAGGGCGCCCGAGCAGGAGCAAAGCTGCAAGGCCACGGAGGACTTCGACGCCGCCAAGCCGCCGCCCTTCCGCATCGGCGACGTGCGCGCCGCCGTGCCCGCCCACTGCTGGCACAAGAGCCCACTCCGGTCCCTCTCCTACGTCGCCCgcgacgtcgccgtcgtggccgcgCTGGCCGTGGCCGCATGGTGGCTCAACAGCTGGGCCGTGTGGCCGCTCTACTGGGCAGCGCAGGGCACCATGTTCTGGGCGCTCTTCGTCCTCGGCCACGACTG TGGTCACGGGAGCTTCTCGGACAGCGGGACGCTCAACAGCGTCGTCGGCCACCTGCTGCACACCTTCATCCTTGTCCCATACAACGGATG GAGGATCAGCCACAGGACGCACCATCAGAACCATGGCCACATCGACAAGGACGAGTCATGGCACCCG ATCACCGAGAATGTGTACAAGGAGATGGAGCCAAGCACCAAGAAGCTACGCTTCTCGCTGCCGTACCCGCTCCTGGCTTTCCCTGTCTACCTC TGGTACAGAAGCCCGGGCAAGAACGGCTCGCATTTCAACCCAAGCAGCGATTTGTTCAGCCCCAGGGAGAGGCTTGACGTTATCGTCTCCACCACTTGCTGGTTCACGATGATCGCGCTGCTCATCGCCATGGCGTGTGCGTTTGGGCCGGTGCCGGTGCTCAAGCTCTACGGGGTTCCATATGCT GTGTTTGTGATGTGGCTCGATTTGGTGACGTACCTTCACCACCATGGTCACCAGGACCTCCCTTGGTATCGCGGCGAG GAATGGAGCTACCTCCGTGGTGGCCTGACGACCGTGGACCGGGACTATGGATGGATCAACAACATCCACCATGACATTGGCACTCATGTCATCCACCACCTCTTCCCTCAAATACCTCACTACCACCTAGTAGAAGCA ACCAAGGCAGCAAGGCCAGTACTGGGAAGATATTACCGCGAGCCAGAGAAGTCAGGTCCACTGCCACTTCACCTCTTCCATGTCCTCCTCAGGAGCTTGAGAGTCGATCACTTCGTAAGCGATGTTGGAGATGTTGTCTTCTACCAAACTGACCCAAGCTTGAATGGTGATAACTGGGCGAAAGATGGCAAGCACAAGTGA
- the LOC119295654 gene encoding protein DWARF 53-like yields MPTPVAAARQCLSPAAVTALDAAVVSARRRAHAQTTSLHLISALLAPPAPPLLRDALARARSAAYAPRVQLKALELCFAVSLDRLPSASSSSSASGADDAEPPVSNSLMAAVKRSQANQRRNPDTFHFYHQAATAQAPAAVKVELSQLVLAILDDPLVSRVFGDAGFHSGDIKLAILRPAPPMPMLGRLPTRSRPPPLFLCSFAAADDADVPSPAAGSLASGTGEENFRRIREVLARGRNPMLVGVGAASAAADFAALSPYRVLSVGPSSIDQTELGVAAAMASATSGLIINIGDLKELVPDDGELQEMGRRVVAEVTRVLETHRAGRVWVMGWSATYETYLTFLSKFPLLDKDWELQLLPITAVRAGGSPAALIPQATTAAAFSKPASFMDSLIPFGGLVSDSYEANSLTANSCPPALRCQQCNDRYEQEVATIIRGSGITAEDHHQGGLPSLLQNGSMIGANNGFDAVKVRDQMVLNSKISNLQKKWNEYCLRLHQGCHRINSVPYQLFPHYIGVPANGERAENLSKGPESVELQREVIRPSVVSVPHTNATTTSISPPSISNQRTDNLTLELQAGFSKSDEKQSRHETLSYCHDGEDHVSPSSAASVATDLVLGTPRESSSNGTNSASCKHVTDAEISVPKKVDDLNLKPPQIFAQPFACSKSSTNMGQTSPSARHSAASGGLSAFGHWQQPSHLAAQGSDLSNYKLLVERLFQVVGRQEEALSAICGSIVRCKSMERRRGASRKNDIWFSFHGSDCMAKRRVALALAELVHGSKENMIYLDLSLKDWADSSYRGKTGTDYIVDELSKKRRSVIFLDDVDKADCLLQDTLTHASKTGRFRDLRGKEVDINDSIVVLSTRTTRGSKSVSVGVEEGLTFTEDKILAASGHQLKILVESCTAISSEGQGDKVIVSPGHPLAKIRASLCCGGSVSKRKFNISDDQEKLQEESPSISKRLHRTSSVPFDLNLPIDEDGSSDADDHSGSNDNSYGTPERSMDSLLCLVDEPIDFKPFDFDKVADYVLQELSNTLHKVLGSGCTLEIDVGAMEQIIAAAWASEGKRPLQAWLDQVFAGSLGELNVKCGKHASSSTLTLVACEDMAAVREDNGFGGLLPSRIILEW; encoded by the exons ATGCCGACGCCGGTGGCCGCGGCGCGGCAGTGCCTCTCTCCGGCCGCCGTCACCGCCCTCGACGCGGCCGTCGTCTCCGCGCGCCGCCGCGCCCACGCGCAGACAACCTCGCTCCACCTCATCTCCGCCCTGCTCGCGCCTCCCGCCCCGCCGCTCCTCCGCGACGCGCTCGCGCGGGCACGCAGCGCCGCCTATGCCCCGCGCGTCCAGCTCAAGGCGCTCGAGCTCTGCTTCGCGGTCTCGCTCGACAGGCtcccctccgcctcctcctcctcctctgcctccggCGCCGACGACGCGGAGCCGCCCGTCTCCAACTCGCTCATGGCGGCCGTCAAGCGCTCGCAGGCCAACCAGCGCCGCAACCCGGACACCTTCCATTTCTACCACCAGGCGGCCACCGCGCAGGCCCCCGCCGCCGTCAAGGTCGAGCTCTCGCAGCTCGTGCTCGCCATCCTCGACGACCCCCTCGTCAGCCGCGTCTTCGGCGACGCGGGCTTCCACAGCGGCGACATCAAGCTCGCCATCCTCCGCCCTGCGCCGCCCATGCCCATGCTCGGCCGCCTCCCCACGCGGAGCCGCCCGCCGCCTCTCTTCCTCTGCAGCTTCGCCGCTGCCGACGACGCCGATGTGCCCTCGCCAGCTGCAGGGAGCCTCGCCAGCGGCACCGGGGAGGAGAACTTCCGCCGCATCCGCGAGGTTCTCGCCCGAGGCCGCAATCCCATGCTCGTCGGCGTCGGGGCTGCCTCCGCCGCTGCCGACTTCGCCGCCCTCTCGCCGTACCGTGTCCTCTCCGTCGGTCCAAGCTCCATCGACCAGACGGAACTTGGCGTGGCGGCCGCCATGGCCAGCGCCACCTCCGGCCTCATCATAAACATCGGTGACCTCAAAGAACTGGTccctgacgacggcgagctccaagagaTGGGGCGCCGGGTGGTGGCGGAGGTGACGCGAGTGCTGGAGACGCACAGAGCTGGCCGTGTCTGGGTGATGGGGTGGTCGGCCACGTACGAGACCTACCTCACCTTCTTGTCCAAGTTCCCCTTGCTCGACAAGGATTGGGAGCTCCAGCTGCTACCGATCACGGCAGTGCGCGCCGGAGGCAGCCCCGCTGCGCTCATCCCTCAGGCAACCACCGCCGCGGCTTTCTCCAAGCCTGCAAG CTTTATGGATTCGCTCATTCCTTTTGGAGGACTTGTCAGTGATTCCTACGAAGCTAACAGCCTCACAGCAAATTCTTGTCCTCCGGCCCTTCGGTGTCAAcagtgcaatgatagatatgagcaAGAAGTTGCTACTATCATTAGAGGAAGTGGCATTACAGCTGAAGACCATCACCAGGGAGGTCTACCTTCGCTGCTGCAGAATGGCAGCATGATAGGTGCTAACAATGGATTTGATGCAGTCAAG GTTAGAGATCAGATGGTATTGAATTCAAAAATATCGAATCTACAGAAGAAGTGGAACGAGTATTGCCTACGGCTCCACCAAGGCTGCCATAGGATCAACAGTGTTCCATACCAGTTATTTCCGCATTATATTGGTGTTCCAGCCAATGGGGAAAGAGCAGAAAATCTGAGCAAAGGTCCTGAATCAGTTGAACTTCAAAGGGAGGTTATTAGACCTTCTGTAGTGTCTGTTCCACATACCAATGCTACCACAACGAGTATTTCACCCCCATCTATCTCTAACCAAAGGACTGACAACCTTACATTGGAACTTCAAGCTGGGTTTTCAAAGAGTGATGAAAAGCAGTCCCGACATGAAACCCTGTCATACTGTCATGATGGCGAAGATCACGTGTCACCATCATCCGCTGCATCTGTGGCGACTGACTTGGTTTTAGGCACGCCTCGTGAATCTTCTTCCAACGGTACAAATTCTGCCAGCTGCAAACATGTAACTGATGCAGAGATATCtgtacccaagaaagttgatgatttGAATCTGAAGCCTCCGCAGATCTTTGCACAACCCTTTGCTTGTTCCAAGAGTTCCACAAATATGGGGCAAACATCACCTAGTGCTCGGCATTCAGCAGCTTCTGGAGGTTTGTCTGCTTTTGGTCATTGGCAGCAACCTTCACACCTGGCAGCACAAGGTTCTGATTTGAGTAATTACAAGCTACTTGTGGAACGCCTGTTCCAGGTTGTTGGAAGGCAGGAGGAAGCCTTGAGTGCTATTTGTGGTTCCATTGTGCGGTGCAAGTCAATGGAGAGGCGCCGTGGTGCAAGCAGGAAAAATGACATTTGGTTTAGCTTTCATGGTTCTGATTGCATGGCCAAGCGCAGAGTTGCTTTGGCGCTTGCAGAGCTCGTACATGGCAGCAAAGAGAACATGATTTACCTGGACCTGAGTCTCAAGGATTGGGCCGACTCAAGTTACAGAGGAAAGACTGGCACTGACTATATTGTTGACGAGCTGAGCAAGAAACGGCGATCTGTCATCTTCCTTGATGATGTCGATAAAGCTGACTGCCTTCTCCAGGACACTCTGACTCATGCCAGTAAGACTGGTAGATTCCGAGACTTGCGTGGCAAGGAAGTTGACATTAATGACTCCATTGTTGTGCTGTCAACAAGAACAACCAGAGGCTCCAAAAGTGTGTCTGTTGGAGTGGAAGAGGGTCTTACTTTCACTGAAGATAAGATCCTGGCAGCTAGTGGACATCAACTGAAGATCCTGGTAGAATCATGTACGGCGATCAGCAGTGAAGGCCAGGGTGATAAGGTGATAGTTTCCCCCGGGCACCCTCTCGCCAAAATTCGTGCATCTTTGTGCTGTGGGGGTTCAGTCAGCAAGAGAAAGTTCAACATTTCTGATGACCAAGAAAAGCTGCAGGAGGAATCACCGAGCATTTCCAAGCGACTGCACAGAACATCAAGTGTTCCGTTCGACCTGAACCTCCCCATCGACGAGGATGGTTCGAGCGATGCTGATGACCACAGCGGCAGCAATGACAACTCATATGGCACTCCAGAGAGGTCCATGGACAGCCTCTTGTGTTTGGTTGACGAGCCCATCGATTTCAAGCCATTCGACTTTGACAAAGTCGCCGACTACGTGCTGCAGGAGTTGAGCAATACACTCCACAAAGTTCTGGGCTCCGGCTGCACACTGGAAATTGATGTCGGTGCAATGGAGCAGATAATTGCAGCGGCATGGGCATCAGAGGGTAAGAGGCCTCTCCAGGCCTGGCTGGATCAGGTGTTCGCTGGAAGCCTTGGGGAACTGAACGTCAAGTGTGGTAAGCATGCCAGCAGTTCCACTCTTACACTAGTGGCCTGTGAGGACATGGCAGCAGTCAGGGAAGACAATGGTTTTGGAGGTTTGCTCCCCTCCAGAATAATTCTAGAATGGTGA